A window of the Zerene cesonia ecotype Mississippi chromosome 12, Zerene_cesonia_1.1, whole genome shotgun sequence genome harbors these coding sequences:
- the LOC119830684 gene encoding ATP-dependent translocase ABCB1-like, which produces MVDYKNGRSKNSYKVNDLSKVEFTEARKKDGKSSTTDSEPEPPPEIPSISFITLFRFASTTDKIYIFFGIIFSMISGAMTPVNTLLFSSLLQSMVNFGISAIVGQPDGDTFLAAVQNFAIWNSVVGVVLVILSYGATVLMNYSAFNQVYKIRQEYLKAALNQDFEYFDTHQTGDFASKMTDDVVKLEDGIGEKLGTFIYYQAAFVSSIIMALVKGWKLALLCLVSFPVTLSLVGAAGIVASKLSKKEAVAAGKAGAIAEEVISAVRTVYAFSGQRQEIDRYDKHLIDVRKINIKKGFFNGMAMGTLFFCIFSSYAMSFWFGYSFMVNEPENYDVDTMVAVFFGVMMGSANFGISSTLMEVFGVARGAGAQIFNLIDNVPYINPLLDRGTVPQNIEGDIELKDVVFHYPSRPDVPVLKGVSLKVKRGQSVALVGHSGCGKSTIIQLISRYYDTVDGSVRIDGNDVRNLSVRWLRQQIGLVGQEPVLFNTTVKENIRFGREDATDQEIEHVAKQANAHDFIMKLPSGYNTLVGERGASLSGGQKQRIAIARALVRNPHILLLDEATSALDTSSEAKVQRALDKAAEGRTTIVVAHRLTTIRNVDKIYVFKSGTVIECGNHKELMAQKGHYYDMVMLQNSPDLIETDQEGNVLTRTASVVSETDEDNEMDNRMQEPVVETIGPNVTFWDVVKLNKPEWKSIISASAASVLSGFAMPLLGVILGDFIGVLANPDEDYVRSEVRKYALIFVGVGVASGIANFITVSMYAVAGEHLTQRLRKLMFEKVLHQEIAFFDDKSNSTGALCARLSGEAAAVQGATGQRIGTVLQALGTFSFALGVSLFYEWRMGLVALTFVPILAAVLYKEGKIVSEQSFGTAKTMEASSKIAVEAVANVRTVASLGREQQFLQDYAAQLLPALLVAKRVAHWRGIVFGLSRGLFNFIYAGTLYYGGTLMVYDGVDYGVILKSAQALLMGSASATQAFAFAPNFQKGIKAARRVMILLDRESKIQDPQKPAVENFRGTGEASLQNVSFRYPTRPLIEVLSSLDLEIENGKTVALVGASGCGKSTIIQLLERYYDPDEGIVAQNGISLPKLKLADLRQTIGFVQQEPVLFDRTIGENIAYGDNSRIPSMDEVIEAAKQANIHNFIVSLPAGYDTNIGSKGTQLSGGQKQRVAIARALIRRPKMLLLDEATSALDTESEKVVQEALDAAKAGRTCVMIAHRLSTVRDADRICVLHAGRVAESGTHDRLLALKGLYYNLNRRGYA; this is translated from the exons ATGGTGGACTATAAAAACGGTCGGTCGAAAAACAGTTATAAAGTTAATGATTTGTCAAAAGTAGAATTCACGGAAGCTCGTAAAAAAGATGGAAAGAGTAG taCCACTGATTCAGAACCAGAGCCACCTCCGGAGATACCCAGTATATCATTCATCACTCTG TTTCGCTTCGCATCGACCACGGATaagatttacatatttttcggCATCATATTTTCAATGATATCGGGTGCCATGACACCAGTAAATACATTGCTTTTCTCATCTTTACTCCAAAGCATGGTTAACTTCGGTATATCGGCCATCGTAGGCCAACCAGATGGAGACACGTTTTTAGCAGCAGTTCAGAACTTTGCTATATGGAACAGCGTGGTTGGGGTTGTGTTAGTAATTCTGTCATACGGCGCTACCGTATTGATGAATTATTCGGCATTCAATCAG GTATATAAAATACGccaagaatatttaaaagcagCACTAAACCAAGATTTTGAATACTTCGATACACATCAAACTGGCGACTTTGCATCTAAAATGACAGA TGATGTCGTGAAATTGGAAGACGGAATTGGAGAGAAATTGGGAACCTTCATTTATTATCAGGCAGCTTTCGTTAGTTCGATAATAATGGCTTTAGTGAAGGGGTGGAAGCTCGCTCTATTATGTTTGGTTTCATTCCCCGTGACCTTAAGCTTAGTGGGGGCTGCTGGAATA GTAGCATCGAAACTATCTAAGAAAGAGGCAGTTGCCGCCGGCAAAGCTGGCGCCATAGCTGAAGAAGTGATATCCGCCGTACGTACTGTATACGCGTTCAGTGGACAGCGCCAAGAAATTGATCGATACGATAAACATCTTATTGACGTCaggaaaattaatatcaaaaagg GTTTTTTCAATGGAATGGCGATGGGGACGTTGTTCTTCTGTATATTTAGTTCGTATGCGATGTCTTTTTGGTTCGGATATTCCTTTATGGTCAATGAGCCAGAAAACTACGACGTAGATACAATGGTTGCT GTTTTCTTCGGTGTCATGATGGGTTCAGCTAACTTCGGAATTTCCTCAACTTTGATGGAAGTATTTGGTGTAGCCCGAGGCGCTGGTGCTCAAATCTTCAATCTAATTGACAACGTTCCATACATTAACCCATTGTTGGACCGTGGTACAGTACCACAGAATATTGAGGGGGATATTGAGCTAAAAGATGTCGTATTCCACTATCCCTCAAGACCTGATGTACCG GTCTTAAAAGGAGtttcattaaaagtaaaacgTGGTCAGTCAGTGGCATTAGTCGGTCACTCAGGTTGTGGCAAGTCTACTATCATCCAACTCATATCAAGATACTATGATACCGTTGATGGAAGT GTACGTATTGATGGAAACGATGTGCGCAACCTATCAGTGCGTTGGTTGCGTCAACAAATTGGTCTAGTTGGCCAGGAGCCTGTGCTTTTTAATACGActgtgaaagaaaacatccgCTTTGGAAGAGAAGACGCTACCGACCAAGAAATCGAACATGTAGCAAAACAAGCCAACGCACACGACTTTATTATGAAACTACCCTCC GGTTACAACACACTTGTCGGCGAGCGCGGCGCGTCGCTGTCCGGCGGGCAGAAGCAGCGCATCGCGATCGCGCGCGCGCTCGTGCGCAACCCGCACATTCTGCTGCTGGACGAAGCGACCAGCGCACTCGACACCTCCTCCGAGGCCAAAGTGCAACGAGCCCTCGATAAG GCTGCTGAAGGACGAACAACAATAGTTGTCGCGCACAGACTGACAACAATCAGAAATGTAGATAAGATATACGTTTTCAAAAGTGGCACTGTAATAGAATGTGGTAACCATAAGGAGTTAATGGCCCAAAAGGGCCATTATTACGACATGGTCATGTTACAGAACTCTCCAGACTTGATTGAGACAG ACCAGGAAGGTAATGTTTTAACTCGAACTGCATCTGTAGTCAGCGAAACTGATGAAGACAATGAAATGGATAACAGAATGCaa GAACCGGTTGTAGAAACAATTGGACCGAACGTCACTTTCTGGGATGTTGTAAAACTGAATAAGCCCGAATGGAAGTCGATAATATCTGCAAGTGCCGCATCTGTACTGAGTGGATTTGCAATGCCCCTACTCGGTGTCATACTTGGTGACTTTATTGGT GTTCTAGCTAATCCAGATGAGGATTACGTAAGATCAGAAGTACGAAAATATGCTCTCATTTTTGTTGGCGTCGGCGTCGCATCTGGCATAGCTAACTTCATTACG GTGTCAATGTACGCTGTAGCTGGAGAACACTTAACTCAGCGTTTGCGAAAACTTATGTTTGAAAAAGTCCTCCATCAGGAAATAGCATTCTTTGACGATAAAAGCAATTCCACAGGCGCCTTGTGTGCTCGGCTTTCGGGAGAAGCAGCTGCGGTCCAAGGG gcaACGGGTCAAAGAATAGGCACGGTATTACAAGCTCTGGGTACATTCAGTTTCGCTCTGGGTGTATCTTTGTTTTACGAATGGCGAATGGGTCTCGTAGCTTTAACGTTCGTTCCAATCTTGGCCGCTGTACTTTACAAAGAGGGAAAAATAGTCAGCGAACAATCATTCGGTACGGCTAAAACTATGGAAGCGAGTTCTaag ATTGCCGTAGAGGCCGTGGCGAACGTACGCACGGTGGCGTCGCTGGGTAGAGAGCAACAATTCTTGCAGGACTACGCCGCGCAGCTGCTCCCCGCGCTGCTCGTCGCCAAGCGCGTCGCCCACTGGCGCGGCATTGTGTTTGGTCTCTCTAGAGGCCTGTTCAACTTCATATACGCTGGAACTCTGTACTACGGCGGCACGCTGATGGTGTACGATGGTGTGGACTATGGTGTAATATTGAA GTCTGCACAAGCATTGCTCATGGGTTCCGCCTCAGCTACACAAGCGTTTGCTTTTGCGCCAAATTTCCAGAAAGGAATTAAAGCTGCAAGACGTGTTATGATCCTCTTGGACCGGGAATCTAAGATCCAAGATCCACAAAAACCTGCTGTGGAAAATTTC AGAGGCACTGGAGAGGCTAGCCTACAAAATGTTAGCTTCAGGTATCCAACGCGACCGCTCATAGAGGTCTTGAGTAGTTTGGATCTGGAAATAGAAAATGGAAAAACAGTGGCCTTAGTTGGAGCAAGTGGTTGCGGTAAAAGTACCATCATCCAGCTGTTGGAAAGATATTATGATCCTGACGAAGGCATTGTG GCGCAAAACGGCATTTCTCTACCGAAATTAAAGCTCGCCGATCTAAGACAAACTATTGGATTTGTACAACAAGAACCTGTCTTATTTGATCGCACGATCGGAGAGAACATTGCATACGGTGACAATTCCCGGATCCCCAGTATGGACGAAGTGATAGAAGCTGCCAAACAAGCCAATATACACAATTTCATTGTGTCCCTCCCAGCG gGTTACGACACCAATATTGGTTCTAAAGGAACTCAACTATCGGGCGGACAAAAACAAAGAGTAGCAATCGCTAGAGCTTTGATCCGCCGACCTAAGATGCTTCTACTAGACGAAGCTACCAGTGCTCTAGATACAGAAAGTGAAAAG GTGGTACAAGAGGCGCTGGACGCGGCGAAGGCGGGGCGCACGTGCGTGATGATCGCGCACCGGCTCAGCACCGTGCGCGACGCCGACCGCATCTGCGTGCTGCACGCCGGCCGCGTCGCTGAGAGCGGCACGCACGACCGCCTGCTCGCGCTCAAGGGACTCTACTACAATCTCAACCGGCGAGGTTATGCTTGA
- the LOC119830686 gene encoding methylated-DNA--protein-cysteine methyltransferase, which translates to MQISSLISNYSINSDNIVNVTVFDSPVGKVIAAGDVEFIYFVCFEDSKNVDKIFKTVSEELSCSFKEDKNKLLETLEDEFRQYFEGTLKKFTVPIKTFGSDFQKEVWNKLSELPYGSTQTYGDIAQALGRSGGHARAIGAACGANSHFIIIPCHRIVASASKGGFSGGLDRKEWLLEHEKLYAE; encoded by the exons ATGCAGATCTCAAGTTTGATTAgtaattattctataaatagtGATAATATAGTTAACGTTACCGTATTTGATTCTCCTGTTGGAAAAGTAATAGCGGCAGGTGATGTcgagtttatatattttgtttgttttgaagaCTCCAAGaatgttgataaaatatttaaaacagtgtCAGAAGAATTATCTTGCTCATTCAAAGAAGACAAGAATAAATTGCTGGAAACATTAGAAGATGAATTTAGACAGTACTTTGAAGGAACACTCAAGAAATTTACTGTTCCTATTAAAACATTTGGTTCTGATTTCCAAAAG gaaGTATGGAATAAACTGTCTGAACTGCCATATGGATCAACACAGACATATGGTGATATAGCACAAGCCCTGGGCAGATCGGGAGGTCATGCTCGAGCAATAGGAGCTGCTTGTGGAGCCAATTctcatttcataataatccCATGCCACAGAATAGTAGCTTCTGCATCTAAAGGAGGTTTTAGTGGTGGTCTGGATAGGAAAGAGTGGTTGTTGGAACATGAAAAACTTTATGCTGAATGA
- the LOC119830685 gene encoding prostaglandin reductase 1-like — translation MTRLSCLIHISKRLYSGTSGKIKARKYVLTKYFQGEPKESDFKIVEQELPDLKNGEILTQAEYLSVDPYMRAYMIGYKLPTDMIGGQVAKVIESRNDKYPVGSYVTDSFGWRTHTICNPDKPLAKGTIPLVQVPDLKPYPVSLALGVLGMPGNTAYFGLKEICCPKAGETVAITGAAGAVGSHVGQIAKIIGCRVIGFAGSDEKCEYLVKELGFDHAFNYKKVDIKAALKDAAPNRVDCYFDNVGGDISYTIMNHMNKYGRVAICGSISSYNDVKTPKVKILQPIIVLRELKVEGFLVNRWTDRWNEGISMNLKWLQEGKLKYQEKTYHGFDNMVGALNGMLRGENLGKAVVKVN, via the exons ATGACTCGATTATCttgtttaatacatatatcgaAGCGCTTATATTCTGGAACTTCtggaaaaataaaagcaagaaagtatgttttaacaaaatattttcaaggaGAACCAAAAGAAAGTGactttaaaattgttgaaCAGGAACTTCCGGATTTAAAAAATGGGG aAATATTGACTCAAGCAGAATATTTAAGTGTCGACCCATATATGCGAGCGTATATGATAGGTTATAAGCTTCCAACTGACATGATAGGAGGTCAAGTTGCCAA gGTCATAGAGAGTCGAAATGATAAATACCCCGTTGGTAGCTACGTGACAGATTCATTTGGTTGGCGAACTCATACCATCTGTAATCCCGATAAACCGCTAGCCAAAGGGACCATACCACTGGTACAAGTACCAGACCTTAAACCGTATCCCGTGTCTTTAGCTTTGGGTGTACTTGGTATGCCTGG gaacACAGCTTACTTTGGACTTAAAGAAATTTGTTGCCCCAAAGCCGGTGAAACTGTTGCGATTACTGGGGCAGCGGGCGCAGTTGGATCACATGTGGGGCAAATTGCCAAGATAATAG gttgCAGAGTCATAGGTTTTGCGGGTTCAGATGAAAAATGTGAGTATTTGGTAAAGGAACTTGGATTCGACCACGcgtttaactataaaaaagtCGATATTAAAGCAGCACTAAAAGATGCAGCGCCTAATCGTGTCGATTGTTATTTCGATAAT gTTGGAGGTGATATAAGTTATACTATAATGAATCACATGAACAAATATGGTAGGGTGGCTATCTGTGGATCTATCTCATCATATAATGACGTGAAAACTCCAAAAG tGAAAATATTGCAACCGATAATCGTTTTAAGAGAATTAAAAGTGGAAGGATTTTTGGTCAATAGATGGACAGACAGGTGGAATGAGGGAATAAGCATGAATCTAAAATGGCTGCAAGAAGGCAAATTAAAGTACCAAGAGAAAACATATCATGGATTTGATAATATGGTGGGAGCTCTTAATGGAATGTTAAGGGGCGAGAATTTAGGAAAAGCTGTGGTTAAAGTAAACTGA